The following is a genomic window from Falco cherrug isolate bFalChe1 chromosome 9, bFalChe1.pri, whole genome shotgun sequence.
GCTGCATTTGTGgtcttgcctttgcttttgctggttATGTTGTGCATGGGCATTGCTAGAATGAAAACCTCTCGCTCATCACTCTTCCGTCTGTAGTcatctttcaaaatgcattgaagtagtagtagtagtaaagAAAGAGCTTGGACAATGCTTGTTTTTTGGGAAGGCAAAAAAGTCCTCCTGCTTATGTAGTTAGTTACGAGGCATCTGTGAAGAAGCTGTCAGGGAGCCAAGAAGCAAatagcaaacacagcagcacagttgtGTGGCAGCCTGGGTAGGCAGCTGCCACCTTTGTCTCCTTCACCTCATATCTAAAGGTGCATTACCTACGGACAACAAATCTCCAAATACTTCACCGCTAAGATGGAAATGGGCTAGGACAGAATTACCCCTTTTCTTTGTATCTGGCTTCAGCGCTCTCATACCACCTCCTGCAGAAGTGTGCCAACACAAGTGCGGCTCTGCATGACTTAAGGCCAGTTCTTCAGCGGAATAAAGGTCTGAGGTCTCAGTTAAAGGAAAAGACTATgtttttgtctgggttttttgcggtttttattttgtttattggtggtgtttttaaaaaaaacccagcattgCTGGCAATCATCCCAATACACCAGGATTACTGTGATCAGTTGCACAGATGTGGGGATGCGAGTTTAACTGAAGGTGGTAGATGCTCAGATGTAGACATGGCGGGGTTTCAGCAGCGGTGTTGGAGAACAACTGTGGCAATCTACTGAGCGATGAAAAACATGCCTGGCATATAAAGTACGTTAGTGAAGGCAGCTCCAGAtctcttatttttaatagctaagGTGAACTTCCTAGTCCTCTACAGAAAGGGCAGTGGAAATTCTGTTTGCATGAATTGGGCATGTATCCTACTTTGTTgaagtgaaaatgtgtttcagatgTATGAGAATCTTTTCTCTTGATACTGGTGCATcaattttcttccacagaaacagcagaaccAGGAGGCAGTGGATCAGCTGGAGAAGGTAAAGTGTGTCCTGTTTTTGGACAGGCAGAAAAATAGTATCTCGTTCTTGGCGCAGTAGAGAGTGTAGTGGGCTGTGGCACAGGCATGTGTGGTCTTGTCTTGTGTTAGATTCAGTTTCATTTGCAGCGTAGGGTTGAATATTTTGACTTCATGCGTTAGGCCCGCCTGGCAGGTAGCGTTCTTATTTTGACAAAAGCGAACGTTTAAATACTCCTGTATTAGAGGAGTGCGGTGGAGGCAGGAGAATACAAGTCCTTGCCAGTAGCTTGCATCCAAACACTACTGTATTTATGCTAGCAGTGATTGTGCTGTGCTGTTACTGCCATTCTAGGATGGATGAATGATGAAGTCGTTCAAATAAGGCAAGGCTGAAGTATGTCTTCAAAAATACTGCTGTTGTTTCGATGCTGGAAGTACTACCAATGTATCACTGCTTTTTTAGTTTGACACAAAACAAGGGTTACCTATCTACATTTTTGTGCTAAATAGACATCATTTGTTTATACAGGAAAAGATGGAGCTGGAAGAGaaattttctgaagagcaagCCGCGCTGAGGGAACAGCTACAGGTGAGGCAGAGCCTCCATTACAGTAACActacctgccttctgctgttctctggatTACTGACCATTCGTAGTCTTTACTCGGGAAGCTGCGAGTGCGTTCCTTCAGGAAAACTAGGAGTCAGCCAGACTGTACTTAACTGCACGAGCTCTTTACCTTTACTGGGTTAGCCTTTTGTGGCAACAGTGATGTTGCAATTACAAGCAAAGAAGTTTTGTGCTGAGCTGATTTTCCTTTCCCGAAGGTTCATATCCAGACTATTGGAATTCTAGTTTCCGAGAAGTCTGAGTGTCAGACGGCACTTGCACCTACTCAGCGAGCTGCACGGGAGAAATCAGGTAATTGACTGTGAGCACTCCAGCTCAAGCTGTTGGTCAAAGTGTGAATTTCAAGCCAGAGGCATGACAgttgctggcagccagctcacaGCACTCGGCGACTCCTCGGTGGGCAATACTTGGCACCATCGCTGCCTCTGTCGCCAGAGCTGCCCCCAAGTGGGAGCATGTTGATCCCATGGCAGTTGAGGTTCTTTTGTGCATCGCTAAAGCCTTGTCAGCCCTGTTCAGCCCCGGCGACTACCCCAGGCTGTTCCTTTCTGACTTTCTTCTGATCCTTTTAAAACGTAGTTCCCTTTTCtccaccctccctcccacacaGCTATCGTGTAAAGGTAGGTTTTACCAAGCCCTTCATTCTGCACCAAGTTTGAGCAACTTCTtctattagaaagaaagatcCCAACCAACATATTGCCTATTCTGCAGCGGCAGTTTCATCATCTCCCTCAAAGTGAGGATGGTAGTTACAGAGAGCTTTACTGCCCAGAGCTGCTAGTGAACCACCTGTAGAGCCAGGGGCGGAACCAGGTCTACTGACTTGcaaagctctgtgctgccttaAGAGCTTGTTGACAAAGTAGAAAGTGCTGTTCAGCCAGTTCCAAAAAGTTCTTTGTGGTCCAGCCTCAACTCACTCTGTTCTGACTTGTTCAGGAGAAGCCGAGAGCTTTGCTGCTCCTTTACGTTCATCTCGCCAAAGGGTATTGGAGCTGGAACGTACTTTGGCCTTCGTCTCTCTGCTGCAAAAACAGGCAGAGAAGGTAAGAGTCACCTCTGCTTATGCTTCGCCAGGAGCTCTGCCTTTGGCTATTTGCTTGTCCATCCACTAATGCAAAGTCTGTAGTCCCTGCTCggagaagaggcagaaagtACCATTGTTAATTAACCTTGTAAAGCCCTGTGTTCTCCATGGTCAAGGCAAAGTTCGTTCAGGTTTCTGTGACCACTAATCATATGGTCCAGTTGCTGTCTTCAGATCCGACACCTTACTTCATTAGTCTTGCCAGCTCCACGCAACAGAAGCGCCACCGAGACCTTGTCTCAGGAGGGTCTCCATCAGGCACACACTTTAGTATTGATATTAATCCAGAAGTCTGCAGAAACGACCTCACGTTCAGTTAGTAGCATCGCGTTTGAAAAGGCTGAGCAGATTTATTCCTGGCAAATTCAGGAGGTTCTAAGCAAACCTGTCCTGAAGGATTTTGCCAAAGTTCTGATGCTTTCCACTTCAGCTGATGTGCTAAAGGtgaagtattttgctgaagtcTGCAGCTGAAtcagtcatttctttttttctccagcataaCGAAGAGTTAATGAAGGAGCGAGAAGACCTGAAACAGGAGCTGTACAAACAGAGGTAGGTCCATTTACTGCTTGTTACTGCAGAGTAACACTGCTCTTCGCGGTAGAGCCACAAAACATCACAAGGGGCATGCACCACAGGTGGTGACTTGGGAGGCTGGATATTCAACTTAAAAAAAGTGACTGGATgtgatgtttctgtgattctaactGTTACATATAGCTGGATTGTAAATGTATGACATGTACTTGACCAGACCCATAGTACATACAGTGatgctgctttaattttggtttgtttcagcAAAAGTAGTgaggaaataaagcagcagaatgCAGAGCTGTCAGAGAAGGTTCGCTGCCTGGTTTCCGAGATCTCAGCCAAGGAGTTGGATATGGAGGATTTGCGTAAGAAACTGGAAATGGCTGAACGGATGATCCAACAGGTGACCATACTGCTTCCAGGCTGTGAGGGTAGATCGCACTGACCGCTGTAAGACTTTGCTCCTGAGAGTGGGGGCAAGGCTTAACTCTTGTTCGGAAAGGAAGGCACAAAACCTCATCGAGGCATCCTCTTGGTCAAAGGCCTTCAGCGAGGCCTCTGAGGAACAGAAGGTCTGTTtgaaggagctggagcagtaGACTGAAAGCTGTTGTGACACTGGTCTGCGAAAAGAATGTTGTACAATATGAGAGGGTGACTGAACATACAGGGCGTGACAATACGAtgacttttcctgctttgtatCTGTTTGGCATTTTGGTTACGCAGCTGTCTCGTGGTCTCACTGAGAAGCCAGTTGAATAGGGGTGGTGTTTGTACCCACCCTTGCAGAAGGTGAATTGGACAATGGTAACTCAAAGGTCAGCTGGGGAAAGTTAAGAGAAGCAGCCAGTTAGGAAGGGAATTCAGGAAGCCAGCTGTTAGCAGTTCAGAGAGCAAGCTTGTGTGAACCTGAGCCTGTGAGGGAAGAAActgctcttttgtttatttttggttttgtttttttttcttcctccccagtCAGTGGCTTAAGTTACCCTTGAAATAAaggcagctgctcctcttctgGGAAAAGTACTGTGTGCCAACTGACATGCTCCAGACATTGGCTTTAAATTCCTGACGTGTTtgacaacttttaaaatcacaagCTTGTATACCATCTGATCTGGCTGTGTAATACAGACTCTGGAAATGCACAAAGTTTCTGAGCcagttttttccctgctctcaTTTTCTTAGCACGGAGAGATACATTTTGATCTGATTGGCTGTTATGTGGACCGTTGTGTCTGGGGTTTCAGAAATCATTTGAAAACTGATCGTGAATTGCAATATGGcatgaaagatttctttttccagttgccGTCTTGTACAAATCCTGCGTcaggaaaatgctgttcagAAGCTCACTTGACGCTAATAGGGCAGAAAAGCTGATTGTTGGCATGAGCTTCTGCTGCCGTTGGTGTCTTTAATGCGAGGCAGACCCTTCCCATCTCAGCCACTTCAGCTTTCTTGGCTGTGAAACGCAGAAAGCCCAGCAAAATGGGACTCCGTGTGCGAAAGCAAATGGATCAAGCATGGCGTGCCAAGCTGagcagaattacttttttttttgctatgttaTTAGAACCTC
Proteins encoded in this region:
- the LOC129736831 gene encoding golgin subfamily A member 2-like, whose translation is MELEEKFSEEQAALREQLQVHIQTIGILVSEKSECQTALAPTQRAAREKSGEAESFAAPLRSSRQRVLELERTLAFVSLLQKQAEKHNEELMKEREDLKQELYKQSKSSEEIKQQNAELSEKVRCLVSEISAKELDMEDLRKKLEMAERMIQQLSESVHQLQAERDQYVEKLKEEQSIWQQQVQQLSEQVHAMADEKEEHMARGDDDVDS